From one Spiroplasma endosymbiont of Lasioglossum villosulum genomic stretch:
- the rsmH gene encoding 16S rRNA (cytosine(1402)-N(4))-methyltransferase RsmH, giving the protein MNNINARHISVMLTEAIDFLNIKPDGIYVDCTLGRAGHSKVILSKLTSGKLYAFDQDQMAIDNSKIILKDFKDKYEIIKSNFANIQSELLKRNITKVDGILYDLGISSPQVDEDIRGFSYMKDAKLDMRMDQSQKLNAWDIVNNYNYEQLKTIIKNYGEEVFASSIAKNIIKTRTFQPIDTTLQLVTIIKKSLPVRVLNKHHHPAKKTFQALRIAVNNELETLKSSLKQSLKLLNSNGRIVVISFHSLEDRIVKQTFNEVLIDPQAQLYAKLPVHNNWKTKYQLIIKKPITPKPDEINKNPRARSAKLRVITYIDS; this is encoded by the coding sequence CATTTCTGTAATGTTAACAGAAGCAATTGATTTCTTAAATATTAAACCTGATGGTATTTATGTCGATTGTACATTAGGACGAGCAGGTCATAGTAAAGTTATACTATCAAAACTTACCTCTGGCAAACTATATGCTTTTGATCAAGATCAAATGGCCATTGATAATAGTAAAATTATTTTAAAAGATTTTAAAGATAAATATGAAATAATTAAAAGTAATTTTGCTAATATTCAATCTGAGCTTTTAAAAAGAAATATTACTAAAGTTGATGGTATATTATATGATTTAGGTATATCATCACCACAAGTTGATGAAGATATTAGAGGATTTAGTTATATGAAAGATGCTAAGTTAGATATGCGTATGGATCAAAGTCAAAAATTAAATGCGTGAGATATTGTTAATAATTATAATTATGAGCAATTAAAAACAATCATTAAAAATTATGGTGAAGAAGTATTTGCTAGTAGTATTGCTAAAAATATTATTAAAACAAGAACTTTTCAACCAATTGATACCACTTTACAATTGGTTACGATTATTAAAAAATCATTACCAGTAAGAGTATTAAATAAGCATCATCATCCTGCCAAAAAGACTTTTCAAGCATTAAGAATTGCTGTTAATAACGAGTTAGAAACATTAAAATCTTCTTTAAAACAATCTTTGAAATTATTAAATTCTAATGGTAGAATTGTTGTTATTAGTTTTCATTCTTTAGAAGATCGTATTGTTAAACAAACTTTTAATGAAGTTTTAATTGATCCACAAGCGCAATTATATGCTAAATTACCAGTTCATAATAATTGAAAAACAAAATATCAATTAATAATTAAAAAACCAATTACACCAAAGCCTGATGAAATAAATAAAAATCCAAGAGCACGAAGTGCAAAGTTAAGAGTTATTACTTATATTGATTCATAA